The Pseudopipra pipra isolate bDixPip1 chromosome 8, bDixPip1.hap1, whole genome shotgun sequence sequence ATAAAAGATTCTGTCTAAAAACTGATAAGGAATCACGTACTGGTGCTTTATCTTCCAAACAAAGGCATACTGCCAAAACAACTTACCTCTGTGCTAAACTGTTAATTTGatcttttcctgaaaattaatttctttcatcaACTTTGCAGTTGCAGTGAAAGCCACTATTGGCTCTGTAAAGCTGGTGTCACCGGGACTGAGAGACTGGCAGACTTCACTAAGACAGAACTGTGCCACTCAGGACCAAGTCTGCATTGTGGCAACCATGGGACATGGCAGCCAAAATCTGGGAAAGGGGATGGTTGGGAACACCAAGACACCAGTTCTGGTGCCTGGGCCTCTCTCTGTTCACTGTAGTCAGATTTTTGAAAACGAGTTTAGCTGTGAGATATGGCCATATGGTAATTCATTATAGATTTACAGATTATGTTGCAGGTATTGGCTTTTCAGAGCCAAAGGCCAGGACTTGCATAAGCCAGATGGTCACAACTACATCACCTGTGATGTGGCCCCCTGAGGGCACCCTTgttccctggctgtgccatccACCAGGTCACTGAGCTGCGAGGGAAGCGTGAAACACACAACTTACCCAGAAgtgtgattttttaaataatactgCTATTCTTTCTGGATagcagagagaggagtgagaaagaCAGCCCAGTGAGATCACACCAGAGTGGCTCCAGGCCATGCTGGCACACACTATGTGGCACTGACCAGCCTTCCAGAAGACATCATGACCTGACTCAAATGGCAAAATGGGCCGTTCATGACATTTGCTGTGATTGATGGTGCCTCCCTTGCTCCTCATCTCACCTGCATTTCTCaagcctttaaaatatttctggacaatctattattttatttactaaaCAGCACTGCATTATTTACAAATGCTACATATCACTGCATATAATTGTTACAAGCCAGTAGCCAGCACTCTTAAAATTTACAACTGAGTCATTTTAAGCTACATTCTGATTTGCCTGGTTTGAGTCTTAAGAAATGTCACTGAATTGAAGTACAATTGTGAATAAACCAACACTGGGTAATTCAGTTTCTTTATTTATGAGGCAGACATTTGTATGATGTTTGACTAATAGATGACTAATAAGTGATGCAAACTGCACACTTTGAAAAAACACTTCTAACCATGgcatgtatttctgtttgtagGGATAATTATTTAACAATAACTGAGTGTGTTTGCTGACTGCAACTCCGATCTGCTTATGTCTGGTCTTTATAGAAAGTCAAACTTAAAAATTCCAAACATTTGCGtacatgaacattttaaaagtttacTTATAAGTGCTTCTTCTTACCTTTTTTAGCTTCTGCACCAGTTTTCCGTAGGATACCAAAATCACCAATAAAGGCACTATAAAACAGGTGGTGAAGAACACAATAACGTATGCATGGTCAGCATAAGTTCCTGAGTACctgtataaaatacaaaatacattgTGTATGTATTACTAATATGTGGTGTTACTATTTTCTTGAAGTAGTAATTTTGCTCTTCAAAACTGCCTCTAATATTTTTGTCAACTGCTTTTATTCCAAGTGTCCCTTTGCAACTCTAGCTGCATCACCAGATGGAGCCCTGGGCCATTTCCCTGCCCCAAGCTAGGACAGGATCCTGTGGCCACAGGTCAGTCCCACAGAACTGTGGGGTCCAtcaggtgggaagggacatgTAGTCCAATCTCCTGCTCCAAGTGGAGCCAGCTATGGGGTCAGACCAGCTTGCTCAGGGCTTTGTCTGCTCTTCTGAAAAAATCTGTCTCTTTGTCCGTCTTTGACTCCTGACAAAAAGCACAAGGTATAGGGTGGTTATTTCCATTAGAGCTGGAAGCTCCTCCCTTtagaaatttttgttttaaaagccgTTCATGGAAAATTTTTCTCGTTTTTATCACAACTTTCTTTGCATCCGTTTTTTGCAGAGATGTTTAAACCTTTCCTTTAAATTCCTGCCCCCGAGGCCTCCTCAGCTGCAAGTTTCATTTCTTTACCACACCGTGCGAGAGTGGCCTTACCAGTTAAGCTCACAAGTGGTTCCAATCTTACTGGTGGTGTAACTGCTCCAGCCCATTGTTGGTGGAATGGTCCAAATGAAGGAAAAGGCCCACACAGAGACAATCCCTAGGGCTGCATGTCTCCCCTCCAGGCGCAGGTTTCCCAAGGGGCGGCAGATCACGATGTACCGCTCGAAGGCCAACAGAGCGAGAGACCAGAGAGCAACAATGCCTGCAACGAGAAAACAGCACCAAAAGTTGAGCAGATTCACTGAAGTGCCAACATCAtcccaaatcacagaatcacagacttgTTTGGGTAGAAAGGCATCTCTGGGGGGTCATCATCCCCTCTCCTCACTCAAGTGTGGTCCACGTACCGGGTGGTGCAGGACCAAGTCCAGCTGGGttctgaatatctccagagatgGAGATTCCACAGCCATTTGGGGCAGCTGGTTTCAGTGTCTGAGCCCCCACCACATTAGACACCTTTTCTATTGACTCAAGTTATGAAAGGATGTGCAACTTATGTGCTTTTTTCTAATATTAACTAAGAGCATAAGAATTTCGTATTTGTGTAGTTTGTCAGTCTACAGTATAACAGCTACAAAACCAAGCAGCTAATTGGGCCAGTCAAGTGCTTAtgactttcatttttcatttggttCTACTCTGAAAAGCTGCAAATTATGTGTACCATCCAAATTAACCAATTAAGATATATCTTGCTATCTTTGCAAAAAATGTCATATTTCAGACTGTCATAAAACTCAAACCTACACAGAGCTGCCCACAACATCAAATTATCAGTTTATTAGGCACATATCACCTGGTTGGCCACCAAAATCTTGAAATAGCCTCATCTTTCTCCACAGGACATGGCTTACGTGCCACAAACTGATTTGGTAACACTGTCCCTCACTGACATTCCCTCTGTGTAGCTCCAACAGGTGGAGAACAGCTGTGGGGCTCCTTTTCAGGCTGAGGATCCACACTGAGTGGGATTTAGGGCAGTGAGGAGCATTACTGGCTGTCTTTATGCAGCTTCAGAAACaggggcaggaggcaggaaCAAGTGTCTGTCTCAAGTAAGTAGATGTCCCACTTTAAACTTATTTCCCATTTATTCTGCAGAGCTGTATTTACACAGGGAACTACATGGTGATGACTCTTCCTTTTAGAGCACTTCTAATACTTTTTTGTAGTTAGTGAACAAAggagtgaaaaataaatcacaaaaagCTGTAggtgtgcagagcagagtggctGTTACAGGTGTGTCTCTGCTCCTCAGAACCACTACAGGGTAGGGAATATAAGAGGTTTCTGTGCCCTGAGATTTTCCACAGTTTTTGGGCAGCCACTGACtctttttgtctctctcttATTCACCCATATATGCACACACCTAAATACAATTATTGAAAATAGTTATGcatagggattttttttcctgaaattgtTTTACTACAAACCCCACAACACTCTTATTCTATTGGCAAGCTTTTCTGCATTATATGAAACACATTCAATGATCAGTATACATGGGACAGGCCAGGTATatgacagagagagagagaggttttTCACTTGCACATGTGTTCCAGTACAGACTATCTGGGGAGAGCACCACTGAATTCAAAGGCATGCAAAGGCAGTGACTTGGGGAGCTGCAGTAAAATACATCGAAGGAAGTTGGAGGAAAAGAACATACAACTACAAACACAACCAAGCTTACCAAAAAATGTGACAGCAAATCCTTCCAGTACACAAGCCCAGTATCCCATATAAAAATAACCTTTTAGATTTGTTAGAAAGCTGATGGTGCCACCAGTCAATGAGACCAGGAAATCAGCCACAGACAAATTGACTACAACATAATTGACAGGTTGTCTCAATTGCTTGAACTTAAAAGTTACCAGGATTACAGCCAGGTTCTCAGCAAGCGACAGGGAGGTCACCACCAACATTACTGCTGCCAGAAGCCTGAAGTGCCAGGGCTGGATGGAGTCCAAGGGACGACGGAAGGGATCCCAGCTGGCAGGACCAGAGGAACTGGGCAAGAGCGACTCATTTTCAAATGCTCTAAATGCATCCATTTTTTCTCTCAGTAgcaaaaataatattatattataatgTATTATATGTAAATAACATTCAGGATTAAAAGAAGTTTGCTGTGTCCAACAGAAGTGTGAACAAACTCTCCCTGCTTCTGCTTTCCAGCAATAGTCCAGGAAAAAAGTTTTCGTTGGAAGAAAGTTTAGTGCTGCAGAGTGAATGCGGGGATTAGCAAGAATATTTCTCAGAGCAACTTCTGCCCCTCTTTGCCCATCGtctcctctcctgcctcctcccactGCGGCTGTGCCTTTATCTGTGGTAGAACCCAGCTGTGGAAGCTGCAggtttcctcctcctgcaggacCAGCAGTGCTGAAATAccctcagctcagctctgctccgcTCCGGGGGGGAAACGCAGTGTTTGCTTGGCAGCCTCTCACACCTTCAGCACCgtaaaaatgcagcttttttttgGTCAGTACGAGGGTGGAGCGACCTCCCCACACCCAGTGACGGAGGGAGGCAAGGGGGAGGCTCCCGCCTGAATGGTTTTCTTGAGAGAGGGCAGCCCTGGAGAGGTGAACGCTGCAAACCACAGTACAGAACCCTGCCCGCAGCTCAGGCTGGCTTAGAGCTCCCAAATGAGTGTTCTCTGTTATTCTGTGGAATTTCAGCTTCTATCAAGACCTTACTGACGTCTTTCCTGATGAAGGCATAAGGATTATAATTGCAGTTTTGGTACTAAAATCTCAAAGAAGCACAGCAACACTTTTAAAGATAGAGTTGGTAACTATGTTAAAAGAAATACAGCTTGACAACTGACACCAGGAAAATTAAGTCATATATTTCTGATAAAAATGACTGGATATATCTGAACCCTAACATAATCACCAACAGTCAGGGTTACTTGTGTCCAGTTCCCAAGATAGGTAGCACAGTCCCTGCACTCTCATGAGGCATAACACTGTGACAGATATTCCAGTACTCCTGTACAGCGCTGCCAGTAATTATTCCAAAAATTAAGAAGGATACCACAAAAATATAGCAATCATTCAGCTGTGTTGTGAGATAATTCTTGGGGACAGTAATTGTTAATCAGATCCTCAGAGTTTTAACCAGaatcaaaaatataaaagcaatcCAGTTCCTGTCTTGGAGAGTTCACAGTTTGGACATAAACAATGTACAATACATGAATAAACGAACAGTGAGAGTAACAATGAGTAACATCTACCTGTACATGCAGTCCCCTGACTTCAGATTTGCTTTGATTTGTATATAAAACACTTTGTTAACACAGGTTAAAATCTTTCAGCATACAAGAACGGAATCTTAAGGGTTTCTGGATGCTGGCAGAAAGAGTTATGCATCTGAAaattttgaagtaaaaaaaacaaaaacctccTACTTACCATAACCAAAatagcaaagatattttttaatggtTGGTAACTGAAAAGAGATGATGCTTAAGCACATCAAATCCAGCAACAAAATTACTCACAACATTGAGAGTAACAGCTTGAACATCCAAGATCCAATGCAAAAAATTATCAGTAAAGTCAGCTTTTCTAGTTGCTCAGGGTGTATCATCAGAGCATTTTTTTCTAGGGATTCAGTTTGTGTGAGTGTCTGTACAAAAATGACTCAGATGCTGCCACCTGGTTTTCAAAACTGATTTCATacgtttctttttttgtttgtttttcagctgcagctttattttctcacagttactgaaaactAGCAATTGAACACTTGAAGTCTGTTCTCAGAAAACACTGAATGATTACAATGGAAAAATCTTGTCCTGCCCTTTCAAGTGACTTGGAGGAATTATTTTGCCCT is a genomic window containing:
- the LOC135418275 gene encoding opsin-VA-like translates to MDAFRAFENESLLPSSSGPASWDPFRRPLDSIQPWHFRLLAAVMLVVTSLSLAENLAVILVTFKFKQLRQPVNYVVVNLSVADFLVSLTGGTISFLTNLKGYFYMGYWACVLEGFAVTFFGIVALWSLALLAFERYIVICRPLGNLRLEGRHAALGIVSVWAFSFIWTIPPTMGWSSYTTSKIGTTCELNWYSGTYADHAYVIVFFTTCFIVPLLVILVSYGKLVQKLKKVSETQGRLRTTRRPERQVTRMVVVMIIAFLICWMPYAAFSILVTADPSIELDPCLAAIPAFFSKTATVYNPIIYVFMNKQFRKCLIQMFRCNATGIAESNVNPTSERAVLTQDRGGSEMSTMALRSTASERKIGDEHGNCQSFAQLASSGNRICPM